TTCACCGTCGGTCTTTTCCTCGCTGCATTGGTCGTGTACCCGCTTGGAAAGAAACGCAGCGGACTGTTCAGCTTTTAAAACACCATGCACACataacatacatacatacatacataaataCCCATTCGCTCACATTTCCTTCTGTCGTTTGTCTATTTTGAACCTCTCACCAATCGATATGGATTGCATCATCGTCACGCAGCAAGCGAGTTAGTCCTGTTATTAAGCGTGTGTCCTGTATCTCTTCTCtattccttttgttcttctgcTTTGTTCATATATCGGCGTCACATACTATCTCTTGCATTTCCTTCTCTGGTCAGTTTTACTTCACATTGAGCCTTCTCTTGCATTTGGGATGTCACGATATGATTTGAATTGGACGGATTTAGCGAGCAATGCACCGGATATTCAGCAACTGggattgtttcttttctttgtatgtCTTTTGGTCGATTATATCTGGTTTTGGGTTTTGTTTTTGGAGGGCTATggtaaatataaaaaagggTCGGCGTGGATGACTTAGAATGACTTTGGCTTTTTTCTGGGATATGTTTATGTTTATGGTAGTGATATCATTTGAGAATATAGTTATGGATTTCTGGGGCTTGAGGGTCGCAGATTCTTTTCGGATTTTATGGAGTTTTTTCTCATCATATCGTAGATTACATTTCTGGATTTTCACCTGGGTACTGAATTGAAGGTTGCCTTATCATATTAGCATTAACGTATCTAGCTGTATTAAAATATCAATTAAGAACTGGTCCTACTTGAACCATACTTCAACTACCACAAGGACACACTGTACCCAGCAGTAGCCACTTAGTTCCTTTTTTATTCAGAAATCCACGGAATACCGTAGCTATCTGATACAGCAAGAATAGTATAACGCAATAAGGTATCTATATAACCTAttccaatcccaatccctAAAACCTAACCAAAACTACAAATCACCTCCCTaacctctcctccctccaCCTCGGCCCAAACCTcacaacaacccccaaaaGCGGCGCCGTGGCCAACATCACAAACGCAATGAACGTAAAACACCATCCCCTCCCCATAGCATTCAACATAGGATCAATGAGCGCCGTAGCACCCGCGCCCAGCAAACAGCGGACGAAATTATTCGACGCTGTCGCGGCGCTCGCATTCCCGGGGTACAGATCCACAAGCAACGTACTTACTGTATTGAATGCGCCGGTCAAGCCTAGTCCCATTACGAATAGGATGGTGGTGGGAGCCGCTAGATGGACACCGAAGTGGAGGACCCATCCGAAGGCGATTACAGTTAGACTGCCGATTGCTAGTAATGGGAAGGCGAGTTGGAGACGGGCTTTTTCGATGGGGAAGTCTTTTAGGTCCCTGGAGGTGGAGTTGTGGAGGGGGATGTTGAGTTGTTTTGCGAGGCGGCGGTAGTTGGAGTCGAGGATTTTGCCGGAGATGATGGAGGCGAGTGTGGCGCCGAGGCCGAAGGGGATGTAGCAGAGGCCGATTTGGAGGTCGTTAAGGTTGTATAGGTCCTGGTAGATTGAGGGGATGGAGGCGCTGACGTCGTAGAAGCCGGCGAAGAGGATGGCGTTGGAGAGCAGGATTAGGCTTGTGTCTTTTTGGGAGACGATCGAGAGGGTTCTTAGTGGGTTTGGGAATGtgattttatttctttcttctgtggTGTTGGTTGcttcctcttgttcttcttctgttcttctggATCTGGTTTGATACCAGTTGATTAATGATAGGTTCCAGGTTGGAGGCGGGAGAGACCCGTTGCCGACTACTTTCCGGGCCGTTTCAGGGAAGAAGAGTAAGAACTGGATGGTGAAGGTGCCGGCGAATATAGTCAGAAACCAGAATATAGCTCGCCATCCTAGATACTGCGCCAGGAGGCCTCCGATGACCGGACCCACGGACGGGCCCAGTAGCGTGCCGGCAGTTACGAAGCCCATATATGAGCCCCGCTCCGCGGCAGTTGCGATATCCGACACCACCCCCGAACCGAGCGCAATGGTAGTGCTGATTCCGGCGCTTTGTAGACAGCGGAGAACGAACAGTGCGGCGTAGTTGTTTTGTAGTGCAAGTCCAATGTTGGCTGCTATGTACAGGATGAAACATCCGATGTAGGCTGGCCGTCGGCCTGCTTTGTCTGCAAAGTCACCCACGAACATGGGCGATAGCCCTTGGAAAATCTTCTTATCGTAAGTTTTCTTATTCATGGACAGACGGGGAAATGGTACTCGTACCATGTAGCTCATGAGAGTCAGATTTATCAAGCCACCTGAGACATGTAGATCATTGGCTAGGGTGTTTAAGGCCGGATAGTAAATCTGTGAAGACACcggggaaaagaaaccagCCCAGGATGTACAAAAGACGATATATCTCTTCTGCGCTTTCGAAAATGCAGAGTACACGACATCGCTGGCCCTGGTCGATGTGTGGGCTAGGACGGCATTGCCCGAGCTCTTACCCTGGGCTTTTTCCTCAAAGCTACCCGGGTTAGATATTGTTTCTTGGAGGCCTTCTGCATCGTGACAAGCCGAGGCCATTTTCCAAGTATGAAGGCATTCAGAACAACCGAAAACAATACAACTCGCGGGGCCTAGGGCAAAAATGCATGTGGTCTGTGCTCTTGTTGGTCACCTGACTATATCGAATGATTGAGCTCATGCATAAtttggtctttcttttggtagAATGCCTTGGTCGATGCAAGTATTGACGATAGAGGCCATTTGTAGGTATGTCAATTTCTTATCAATTGGATGTGGTCCCCCGTCAGACAGGGTTCGCCCTTAGCAAAGTCTTTGCTGTGCAGCCCTATTTACGGACATGCGTAGCCCTATAAGAAACTGATGAAGAGCAAGTCAAGAAGTCAGTCCTCCGATATTGTTTAGAAAAGCTGAATAACATTTGGCAGCTGATCACGAGCGAAAGCAATATTCGAGAGGGGTGACCCTGCTTCAATCTTTGTGTCAACACGAAGGCAGGAAATAGCCCTAGAAGGGCTCGGGCACTGACATAGGGAATAGGATGGCACATAAGTATAACCATGATCCAAACGATCGATTGGGAGGATCAGGTTCCTTGCCTATGATCTATTTATCCTCGGATGGACAATATGGCCTCGCATCATTCTATTGAAGATTGAATGTATCGCCACTGTATACCAAAAGTCGATATGTTGAGTGAACCAACTAAACATCCGGCCACATAAATTATGCAGATCTTATCAGaccaaaaaataaaagaaagaaagaaagaggaaaaagggaaaaagaaaaaaaaaaagaaaaaaaaaaaaaaaaaagcttatGCATCCCTAATAAATGTCAAGGCGGCTGCAATAAAGGTGGCCTTCAGTCCCTCACAGTCTGACGGCCTCGAATGGCGACGAGATGAGGAGAAGACCTcgaaataatattagattgATGAGTGCCAAAAGATAAAGAGTTACATTGCGTATGTCAGAAGTTCACGACAAAGAgccaaaaagaaactgaCTCCGATacggggaatcgaaccccgagctGCCGCGGAACTTGCTTTCATGTTTAAGCTGAAAGGCGGCGATGTTAGCCGTTACACCATATCGGATTTGATGAAAATATTTATATGTTTTTGCATATACAAGCTTGTGAGCATTTAATATGTTAATCCTTGAGCCCTATTCATTGGCATCCGCGACTGGGTGTTGCATTTTTCTTGCAATTTCTTTGGGCATAATCGCGGCGATGCAATGCTTCTGTTAGACAAAGGTCATTGGGCCTGATAGTGGGGGAAACACCTAGGACTTGAAGGGTGTGTTGTGCTACGGAGCTATTAGTTTCGTggctatataaatatctgcGCAGCAGTACTGAGAGGGACACCACTGGGGTTATAATCCAACACACCCACAATACCTTGACAGTTAGGTGACGCCACCTGATTATCATACCCACAAGCCATCACCGAAAAGGGTTATGTCTAGGACAGCAGGTTGTCATAGCAGGGATACTAGTCATCATAGCTGTAACCCGCAGCCCGAAGTTATGTACAAGCGGGTGGGAGCATATCTAGGGAAGTCAAACGTTACAACTAGATTTGAACATGACATTTATACGTCGTAGCTCCATATAGCTGAGAGTCAGACCCGAAATATGTTTCTTATATCCTAAATTGCACGATAAAGTGTATAAGTTATTCCGACACCTTGGGGATGAGTATGTGGTAGGCATAGGGTTTACCGAATCCCTATAGCAGACCGAAGCTCGCTCACCGCTGTGACATGAGTTGACTATATTGGATAACATGTGGAATCTTACTGCCTGCGAAATTCTTTCGATTAAGTTCCAAGGTATCCCATGATGACCATTCTATCACCATTTTTAAGCGTTATAGAGTGCATGGTTACTACGGACCATTAGTATAGTTTGGTTATAATGTAAAAATTCAGGCCTTATTGTCAATAACATCCGATATGGTGTAACGGCTAACATCGCCGCCTTTCAGTTTAAACATGAAAGCAAGTTCCGCGGCagctcggggttcgattccccgtATCGGAGtcaaatttcttttttgtgcTTTGGTTCGATTTCCCTGGAGTTCTTTTTCACGTCCTCAGATTGGGAATTCCTATCTAATGCTTGGGGGTTTGAGTTTAGGATAATATAGTTCGTAGTGTAGGGGATTGAAGAATATTGCTGGCCATTATGgtgataatgatgatgatgattaatttttttcCGGAGAGTGCTTTTGTATCTCCTATCAGCTATTTAGTTCTTCTATTTCCAGTCTCATTTGGGCTTCATGAGTTGCATCGTCATCACTTTCATTCTTTTATTATCGTAATGCTTAAGAAAGATATAACTAGCGTTTCCCATACTCGAGATCATGGTTGATTAATGGGTATCGTCCCGTATTAAGTCAGGCCATCATTTCGCTTGAACTGTTTCCCTCACTACATTCTTATCTCCAAAGTCCGTACCAACAACATGTTGTGCGGATCCCTGTTCTTCATCTTGGCCGATAGTGGCGTCCTTATCATGCTCGATAGGAGCATAACGCCTAACAACCAACCAGGTCGGGAATACCGCGAGACCTATATTAGTGTTCGGGTTAGTCTTTCCTATCCCTAGATACAAAGAACAAGGCAAGAAAATGGGAAGCAACATACCAAGCAAAATAGTATTTACAGCAAGGGGAACTCGCCCGCCATACCAATTCCTCGTGTTGATGCCGTATGAAACGGCCTGAGCGAAACTTTCCTGCCCACGGAGGATGCCAGAGTACCGGGCTGGGTGGTATTATTAGTGGTCGGTTTTATGTTGGTATTGGTGTTCACGTACCCAGTTCTGAGATGTTGTCGGTCATTGTGGAGACCAAGTAGTAGAGCCAGTTCTGGAGTGCTTGCTGGGAGAATTCTAATGTTAAAGGGGTTAGCGAGATTTCCGGCAGAAGACAAATCTATTATGAAGGGGATACCAACCCCAGAGAAGGATAACGAAGAGTCCCTCGGTGAAGCCCTTGTCGGACCAGTCGAGGGAGGGTGGGTTCGCAGTGTACTTCTCCTGTATTACCCAGGCGTAGACCCAGGTGGCGATGTGTACGAGGACGACGTAGAAGAAGCTGGAGCCCTAGTTAGTATACCCCGTGCTGCTGAATGATGCTTTATGGTGGACCGTCATACCTGTATGTGACCCGCTTCTTGATTGAGATCCCTCTATAGTCAAGGAACCGACTTATCATTCCCGAGGATAACAGTCTTGCGAAGTTGCCTGGCCGATGTTAGACACAGATTGAACTTGAAACATCTAATACCCAGATTGTGAAAGACATACTGACAAAGCCGATCAAAGCACGGGCTCTGACGCCGAAGTAATAGGTTGTGAAGTCTATGCAAAAACTGTTAGTGTTTCCACGTGTAGATATGGATGACATGCAAAACCATACTTCCACTGTACTGGTTAAAGTATGCCGCCCAGAAGATCGGCAACAGCAGAAGAACCTGAATCTGCGTTAGCCAAACCATCGACGAAAGTGAGGACAGCGACTGACTTCTCTCCGACAAGAAAGCTTCCAAAGCTCCCGCATCTCCGCACGCCATGAGTCCTGCAGAACAATCCTCACTTTGCTCCCATCGCTACGCTGGACCTTCTCAGGTGGCGAGAGAAACCACGCCAGGGGAACGGCGAGGCACTGTAATGCGACGAAGATGAGATAGGTCTCTGTATAAGCCATTAGCAATCATCACCGCAGGGAAAGATAGATTCGGCTAGACTTACGCGAGCCaacttttcctttgctcttCGCTTCAGCAGAACTGTAACTGAGTGAGCAGAATATCTCAACAAAATCTTTATCTTCCAAGACACTTACTGGTTGAGCCCGAGGACAATTGCGCCGCCCAGCAAAGGTCCACCAGTACGAAACCAAAGCCAGATACTTTCCGCTGTCAACGATATTGCCCACTGAGTAAGACTAACACACCTAGATTGACTCACTTCATATATCTGCCCCGCTTTGTTGGCTCTGGATATCCCAGTGCCACCGCACCCTCAGAAGCCCAGAAAAGACCCGCCCTGGTTTTTGCGTAAGAGAATGGATAGCTGTCGACCGGACATCTCATACTTACGATAAACCACATGCTACCGATCCCAGAAGCACAAACCAAACGTTGCCCTAGACTCGTAATTAGCGCTCCGCCACGAACACACTAGAGTCTGGAACGTTTGTACATAGCGGTTATTTGTATATAATGCGGCCCTGTACCATTTCTCGTTTAGTTCAAATCTAACAATTATCCAAGCAAAACATATGAGCTTATACATACGAGTAAATCGGATACCCAACTGCACCCAAAAGTAGGgtccaattcaatccaatGCGGTTCGCAATCGGACCGCCGAAGAGACACAGAAAACCCACTAGAAGACCCCGCAGAGATCAGCACCGCCAACCAATACAACACCCGATTATAACGCATCAAAGGGTTAGCATACTCAGACCAAAAACCAACGCATTGGCAGCGTTTATCAAAAATGGCGACTGTGCGCCACCGGCACCCAAGGAATTCATTGCATTCCACAAGCCGGGCGCGAAAAAGCCCACGCCACCGATAATAAAGGCATTGAAAAGCGTTGAATGATACCATGTTCGCTTCTCTTTATTTTCCACCGTCATATCGGTGGATGAACCCGAATGCGATGATGGTTGTTCGGCCATGGCGTTGGATAGTCTCGTTAATTGCCCGTCCAACTGAAGAGAAGGACGTTCGGCGCCATGATAGATATAGCATGCTTTATGCTTCCCCCATCTCCATTCAAATTTCTCGTTCAGGAAATCCTCATATTGAAAGAAAATTGCGTGCTCTTGTAAATATCACGATAGCGTGCCATTAACATGTTACTATGACACTTGGTGTACAGACCCAAGACTGCAACGTACGGCAGAGGGGCCAATCAATGACTGGTTGTGGAGAAGAGCTTGGATGCCAATCGGCCTGGGCCGCCGCTTAAAACATTGCTGGCTCATGCAAGTCATGCAGACCCATGCAGCCTTAAAAGGACGGTGTCTGTTTGAATCCTCTCCTTTTACTATACAACTCAATGCGTGCCATTGACATCCATGACATACT
The sequence above is a segment of the Aspergillus flavus chromosome 4, complete sequence genome. Coding sequences within it:
- a CDS encoding major facilitator superfamily domain-containing protein, whose product is MAEQPSSHSGSSTDMTVENKEKRTWYHSTLFNAFIIGGVGFFAPGLWNAMNSLGAGGAQSPFLINAANALVFGLMGFLCLFGGPIANRIGLNWTLLLGAVGYPIYSAALYTNNRYGNVWFVLLGSVACGLSAGLFWASEGAVALGYPEPTKRGRYMNIWLWFRTGGPLLGGAIVLGLNHSAEAKSKGKVGSQTYLIFVALQCLAVPLAWFLSPPEKVQRSDGSKVRIVLQDSWRAEMRELWKLSCRREVLLLLPIFWAAYFNQYSGNFTTYYFGVRARALIGFVSNFARLLSSGMISRFLDYRGISIKKRVTYSFFYVVLVHIATWVYAWVIQEKYTANPPSLDWSDKGFTEGLFVILLWEFSQQALQNWLYYLVSTMTDNISELARYSGILRGQESFAQAVSYGINTRNWYGGRVPLAVNTILLGLAVFPTWLVVRRYAPIEHDKDATIGQDEEQGSAQHVVGTDFGDKNVVRETVQAK
- a CDS encoding MFS transporter, with translation MASACHDAEGLQETISNPGSFEEKAQGKSSGNAVLAHTSTRASDVVYSAFSKAQKRYIVFCTSWAGFFSPVSSQIYYPALNTLANDLHVSGGLINLTLMSYMIFQGLSPMFVGDFADKAGRRPAYIGCFILYIAANIGLALQNNYAALFVLRCLQSAGISTTIALGSGVVSDIATAAERGSYMGFVTAGTLLGPSVGPVIGGLLAQYLGWRAIFWFLTIFAGTFTIQFLLFFPETARKVVGNGSLPPPTWNLSLINWYQTRSRRTEEEQEEATNTTEERNKITFPNPLRTLSIVSQKDTSLILLSNAILFAGFYDVSASIPSIYQDLYNLNDLQIGLCYIPFGLGATLASIISGKILDSNYRRLAKQLNIPLHNSTSRDLKDFPIEKARLQLAFPLLAIGSLTVIAFGWVLHFGVHLAAPTTILFVMGLGLTGAFNTVSTLLVDLYPGNASAATASNNFVRCLLGAGATALIDPMLNAMGRGWCFTFIAFVMLATAPLLGVVVRFGPRWREERLGR
- a CDS encoding uncharacterized protein (expressed protein); its protein translation is MFHSFSVHHLAMYVQALILLVLNAERYQYSLWRKDRSSSRRNCSVSCILVTAADRPVCHGCQWHALSCIVKGEDSNRHRPFKAAWVCMTCMSQQCFKRRPRPIGIQALLHNQSLIGPSAVRCSLGSVHQVS